In the Solanum pennellii chromosome 5, SPENNV200 genome, one interval contains:
- the LOC107019595 gene encoding uncharacterized protein LOC107019595, with product MNSEDILDSATTHTILREKTYFSRMKKAYVNTISSSTKLIEGSGRAALLLPGGTLLVIDNALYYSKSHRNLLSFKVIRQNGYHVETANEGKVEYLYITTINADKKIVHEKLPALYSGLYYTNICIVESHTLVNKRFTDSYDFNIWHDRLDHPGYNMMCKVIENSHGHTLKNQNVLQSKEFFFVACSQGMLVIKSSVAKVRVEFPAFLKQIQGDICGRIYPACGPFRYYMVLIDESTRCSHVCLL from the coding sequence ATGAATAGTGAAGATATTCTGGATAGTGCCACAACTCATACCATACTAAGAGAAAAGACATATTTCTCTCGTATGAAAAAGGCATATGTTAATACAATATCCAgtagtacaaaattaattgagggcTCTGGAAGAGCGGCCTTATTACTACCTGGAGGAACATTATTGGTAATTGATAATGCATTGTATTATAGTAAGTCTCATAGAAACTTGTTAAGTTTCAAGGTTATTCGCCAAAATGGCTATCATGTTGAGACTGCGAATGAAGGAAAGGTGGAATacctttatattactacaataaATGCAgataagaaaattgtgcatgaaaaATTGCCAGCACTTTATTCGGGGTTGTActatacaaatatttgtatagTTGAATCACATACCCTAGTAAACAAAAGGTTTACTGATTCTTATGATTTTAACATTTGGCATGACCGGTTGGATCATCCCGGTTATAATATGATGTGCAAagtaattgagaattcacatgggCATACTTTGAAGAACCAAAATGTTCTTCAATCAAAGGAATTCTTTTTTGTTGCTTGTTCACAAGGAATGTTGGTTATCAAATCATCAGTGGCTAAGGTTCGGGTGGAATTCCCTGCATTTCTGAAACAGATACAGGGTGATATATGTGGACGTATTTACCCTGCATGTGGACCATTTAGatattatatggtcttgataGATGAATCTACAAGATGTTCTCATGTGTGCTTATTATGA